In Actinomadura citrea, a single window of DNA contains:
- a CDS encoding alpha/beta hydrolase: protein MDLDPEIAEAVRRFPPIDLADLAAARTSFAASGGPTPPPEWSDDVTVTDRTLPGPSSGTRVPVRVYTPRRDDDPKPAIVRFHGGSFVIGDLETDHLDCGSWARDIGAVVVDVDYRLAPEAPFPAGVEDCFAALTWVAAHAAELGADPARIAVAGSSAGGGLAAAVALMARDRGGPALALQVLNYPALDDRLDTPSMRAFTDTPIFSARHAELAWRYYLGERDGDVPAHAAPARAADLTGLPPAFLLGCDFDPLRDEGLRYAARLLDAGVPVELHQYPGTVHGFDVMPARISAEARRVQVAAIRRHLRPPAPARIPARERP, encoded by the coding sequence ATGGACCTGGACCCGGAGATAGCCGAGGCCGTGCGCCGGTTCCCGCCCATCGATCTCGCCGACCTCGCCGCCGCGCGCACGTCCTTCGCCGCGAGCGGCGGCCCAACGCCCCCACCGGAATGGTCGGACGACGTCACCGTCACCGACAGGACGCTGCCGGGGCCGTCATCCGGCACCCGGGTGCCCGTGCGCGTCTACACCCCGCGACGCGACGACGACCCCAAACCGGCCATCGTCCGCTTCCACGGAGGCTCGTTCGTCATCGGCGACCTCGAGACCGACCATCTCGACTGCGGCTCCTGGGCCCGCGACATCGGCGCGGTCGTGGTCGACGTCGACTACCGGCTGGCGCCCGAGGCGCCCTTCCCCGCCGGAGTGGAGGACTGCTTCGCCGCCCTGACCTGGGTCGCCGCGCACGCCGCCGAACTCGGCGCCGACCCCGCCCGGATCGCGGTGGCCGGATCCAGCGCGGGCGGCGGACTGGCCGCCGCCGTCGCCCTGATGGCCCGGGACCGCGGCGGCCCGGCGCTCGCGCTCCAGGTGCTGAACTACCCCGCCCTCGACGACCGGCTGGACACGCCCTCCATGCGCGCGTTCACCGACACCCCGATCTTCTCCGCGCGCCACGCGGAACTGGCCTGGCGGTACTACCTCGGCGAGCGGGACGGGGACGTCCCGGCCCACGCGGCGCCCGCGCGGGCCGCCGACCTGACCGGGCTGCCGCCCGCGTTCCTGCTGGGCTGCGACTTCGACCCGCTGCGGGACGAGGGACTGCGCTACGCGGCACGGCTGCTCGATGCCGGTGTCCCGGTCGAACTGCACCAGTATCCGGGCACCGTGCACGGCTTCGACGTCATGCCGGCCCGGATCTCCGCCGAGGCGCGGCGCGTCCAGGTCGCGGCGATCCGGCGGCACCTGCGCCCGCCCGCGCCGGCCCGGATCCCGGCGAGGGAGCGGCCATGA
- a CDS encoding sugar phosphate isomerase/epimerase family protein, whose amino-acid sequence MVPGHALTLCAMTVRGASFTERLRAAATAGFDSIGLSLAQYRAALQEGLDDRRLRSLLDGHGLRVAEIEAPWDWAADGPPRAGGASPDADGAAGTRENGDLLFHALEALGCEQFNAVAFTAYPQGHLVERFTALCARAATVGVRVAVEFMPFSELRTLPDAWRLVRESGAPNAGVLLDHWHYVRSGGTPDELAAVPPERILSVQLNDVRCRDGLPPGKARDRDDLREEARHRRLLPAAGAAGFVRLLRRHGVSARMSVEVWSDDLERMGPVEAARLAYEAADRVLTETARLEGTA is encoded by the coding sequence ATGGTTCCCGGACACGCGCTCACGCTCTGCGCGATGACGGTGCGCGGAGCGTCGTTCACCGAACGGCTCCGGGCCGCGGCCACGGCCGGATTCGACTCGATCGGGCTGTCCCTCGCCCAGTACCGGGCCGCGCTCCAGGAGGGGCTGGACGACCGCAGGCTGCGCTCGCTGCTCGACGGCCACGGCCTGCGCGTCGCCGAGATCGAAGCGCCGTGGGACTGGGCGGCCGACGGCCCGCCGCGGGCCGGCGGCGCGAGCCCGGACGCCGACGGCGCCGCGGGCACTCGCGAGAACGGTGACCTGCTGTTCCACGCGCTGGAGGCGCTCGGCTGCGAGCAGTTCAACGCGGTGGCGTTCACCGCGTACCCGCAGGGGCACCTCGTCGAGCGCTTCACCGCGCTGTGCGCCAGAGCCGCCACCGTGGGTGTGCGCGTGGCCGTGGAGTTCATGCCGTTCAGCGAGCTGCGCACGCTGCCCGACGCCTGGCGCCTCGTACGCGAGTCGGGGGCGCCGAACGCCGGGGTCCTCCTCGACCACTGGCACTACGTCCGCTCGGGGGGCACACCGGACGAGCTCGCGGCCGTGCCCCCCGAGCGGATCCTCTCCGTGCAGCTCAACGACGTGCGGTGCCGTGACGGCCTGCCCCCTGGGAAAGCCCGGGACCGGGACGACCTGCGCGAGGAGGCCCGCCATCGCCGCCTGCTCCCGGCGGCCGGGGCCGCCGGGTTCGTCCGGCTCCTCCGCCGTCACGGCGTGTCCGCGCGCATGTCCGTGGAGGTCTGGTCGGACGACCTGGAGCGCATGGGGCCCGTCGAGGCGGCACGGCTGGCGTACGAAGCCGCAGACAGGGTCCTGACCGAGACCGCACGACTGGAGGGAACCGCATGA
- a CDS encoding IclR family transcriptional regulator domain-containing protein codes for MERGLAVIRAFDHTRPRLTLAEVAKITGLDRAAARRFLLTLVDLGYVSFDGRLYSLRPRVLELGYAFLSSLSLPEVALTHMEPLVAEVHETSSLGVLDGQEVVFVARVPVKRLMAIPIMVGSRFPAYPTSMGRVLLAGRGPEWLEEYLASAELKPLTDRTVTDPDRLREIIARVAGEGYAIVDQEIDDGSRSIAVPVHDASGQVVAALNVSMLSGRGTAETMLDFLPAMRRAAEQIEADLRPGPVGQGIGLIG; via the coding sequence CTGGAGCGCGGGCTCGCCGTCATCAGGGCGTTCGACCACACCAGGCCGCGGCTGACCCTGGCCGAGGTCGCGAAGATCACCGGGCTGGACCGGGCCGCGGCCCGCCGTTTCCTGCTGACCCTGGTCGACCTCGGCTACGTGTCGTTCGACGGACGGCTCTACTCGCTGCGCCCGCGCGTGCTGGAGCTGGGCTACGCCTTCCTGTCGAGCCTCAGCCTGCCCGAGGTCGCGCTCACCCATATGGAACCGCTGGTGGCCGAGGTCCATGAGACCAGCTCGCTCGGCGTGCTGGACGGCCAGGAGGTCGTCTTCGTCGCGCGGGTGCCGGTCAAGCGGCTGATGGCCATCCCGATCATGGTCGGCAGCCGGTTCCCGGCCTACCCGACGTCCATGGGCCGGGTGCTGCTGGCCGGGCGTGGCCCGGAGTGGCTCGAGGAGTACCTCGCCTCGGCCGAGTTGAAGCCGCTCACCGACCGCACCGTCACCGACCCGGACCGGCTGCGCGAGATCATCGCGCGGGTCGCGGGGGAGGGCTACGCGATCGTCGACCAGGAGATCGACGACGGCTCGCGGTCCATCGCGGTGCCCGTCCACGACGCGTCCGGGCAGGTCGTGGCCGCACTGAACGTGTCGATGCTGTCCGGCCGGGGCACCGCCGAGACCATGCTCGACTTCCTGCCCGCCATGCGGCGGGCGGCCGAACAGATCGAAGCGGACCTGCGTCCCGGCCCCGTCGGCCAGGGGATCGGCCTCATCGGGTAG
- a CDS encoding ABC transporter permease, whose translation MAPVSPTTDNTPAVGAERAGPRRRGRPGRRRRPGAALTAGAVLVSLLILAAVLVPVLPLADPDAGSLSERLLPPGSPGHPLGTDGQGRDLLSRLLWGVQPSLAAGLLPVLVAGTAGTFLGIVAGLGARWLENAVMRSLDVLFAFPAVLLAISIAASLGAGLTSLIIALSVILVPAVARVVVTEVARLRELDFSQAARAGGARTTTIAMRHVLPNVLPVLTVYCSALVGLSIVLGSGLSFLGLGVAPPRAEWGAMLDDLRQHIFTAPLLTLIPGAAIFLASVAFNLLGEGLRDHFDVRSRHTV comes from the coding sequence ATGGCCCCTGTGTCCCCAACCACGGACAACACTCCCGCGGTCGGCGCCGAGCGCGCCGGGCCGCGCCGCCGAGGCCGCCCCGGCCGAAGGCGCCGACCGGGCGCCGCGCTCACCGCCGGAGCCGTGCTGGTGTCGCTGCTGATCCTGGCGGCCGTTCTGGTCCCCGTGCTGCCGCTGGCCGACCCGGACGCCGGGTCGCTCTCCGAGCGGCTGCTGCCGCCCGGCAGCCCCGGGCATCCGCTCGGCACCGACGGCCAGGGCCGCGACCTGCTGAGCCGCCTGCTCTGGGGGGTCCAGCCCTCCCTGGCGGCCGGCCTGCTGCCGGTGCTGGTGGCCGGGACGGCGGGCACGTTCCTCGGCATCGTCGCCGGGCTCGGCGCCCGCTGGCTGGAGAACGCCGTGATGCGCTCGCTCGACGTGCTGTTCGCCTTTCCCGCCGTACTGCTGGCGATCTCCATCGCCGCGTCCCTGGGCGCGGGCCTGACCAGCCTGATCATCGCGCTGTCCGTCATCCTCGTCCCGGCCGTCGCCCGGGTGGTGGTCACCGAGGTCGCCAGGTTGCGCGAGCTGGACTTCAGCCAGGCCGCGCGGGCCGGCGGCGCCCGGACCACGACGATCGCGATGCGGCACGTGCTGCCCAACGTGCTGCCCGTGCTGACCGTGTACTGCTCGGCGCTGGTCGGGCTGTCGATCGTGCTGGGGTCCGGGCTGTCGTTCCTCGGGCTGGGCGTCGCCCCGCCCCGCGCCGAATGGGGGGCCATGTTGGACGACCTGCGCCAGCACATCTTCACCGCGCCGCTCCTCACGCTGATCCCCGGCGCCGCGATCTTCCTGGCATCGGTGGCGTTCAACCTGCTCGGCGAGGGGCTGCGCGACCACTTCGACGTGCGATCGAGGCACACCGTATGA
- a CDS encoding ABC transporter permease has translation MRRFLVHRLLLAVPTLVGVSLVVFLTTKLVPGDPVASLLGPLAPPDARRELVERLGLDQPLPIQFGQWSWNVAQGRLGTSIQQQRPVLEIVRTAFGNTAILALAGAVLAFAGGLLIGATGAFTTRRLPRGLASGMSFLAMSVPQYSIALGLVALLAVRYQVLPAGGMYDPVDGGGAGDLLRHLVLPAVAVSLIPMGVVGRMLRASLVDVMSGDQVEAMRARGLGRAAIARHALHNALPSLLTITGLQLAYLIGGVVFVETIFSWPGLGQALYNAIASRDLPLVQGGVLVIAIAFVLINIVVDGVHALIDPRVRR, from the coding sequence ATGAGGAGGTTCCTCGTCCATCGGCTGCTGCTGGCCGTGCCGACGCTGGTCGGTGTCTCGCTCGTCGTCTTCCTGACCACCAAGCTCGTCCCCGGCGATCCGGTGGCGAGCCTGCTCGGGCCGCTGGCGCCCCCGGACGCCCGCCGCGAGCTGGTCGAACGGCTCGGCCTCGACCAGCCGCTCCCGATCCAGTTCGGCCAGTGGTCCTGGAACGTCGCGCAGGGGAGGCTCGGCACGTCCATCCAGCAGCAGCGGCCCGTCCTGGAGATCGTGCGGACCGCCTTCGGCAACACCGCGATCCTCGCGCTCGCCGGGGCCGTGCTCGCATTCGCCGGGGGCCTGCTGATCGGCGCGACCGGGGCGTTCACCACGCGGCGGCTGCCGCGCGGGCTCGCCTCCGGCATGTCCTTCCTGGCGATGTCGGTGCCGCAGTACTCGATCGCGCTGGGTCTGGTCGCCCTGCTGGCCGTCCGGTACCAGGTGCTGCCCGCCGGCGGCATGTACGACCCGGTCGACGGCGGCGGCGCCGGTGACCTGCTCCGGCACCTGGTGCTGCCGGCCGTGGCGGTGTCGCTGATCCCGATGGGCGTCGTCGGACGGATGCTGCGGGCGAGCCTGGTGGACGTCATGTCCGGCGACCAGGTCGAGGCCATGCGGGCGCGCGGGCTGGGCCGCGCGGCGATCGCCCGGCACGCACTGCACAACGCGCTGCCCTCGCTGCTCACCATCACAGGGCTGCAACTGGCCTACCTCATCGGCGGTGTCGTCTTCGTCGAGACGATCTTCTCCTGGCCCGGTCTCGGCCAAGCGCTCTACAACGCCATCGCCTCCCGCGACCTGCCGCTCGTCCAGGGCGGCGTGCTGGTCATCGCCATCGCGTTCGTCCTCATCAACATCGTGGTCGACGGCGTCCACGCACTCATCGATCCGCGCGTACGGAGATAG
- a CDS encoding alpha/beta fold hydrolase, with protein MTDSPSTSAGSVTSNRADLGDVGIHYRRCGSAGRLLVLLHGWPQTGHCWRHLMEPLAERYTVIAPDLRGYGRSGTPGDGYDKRTTAADLSRLVRALGFASADVVGHDRGARVAHRWALDRPADIDRLALLDVLPTREVMASIDRDSAAALWHWFFHLQPDLPELLISGNVEAYLRHFLERQCFRPGAIGEEAIAEYVAAFSRPESLHASLEDYRAGFREDLAADERDAQEGRLVTQPLLLLWGAQGGLGHADVTGIWSRYAERASGAAIEDCKHFLPEEQPAEVLRHLRGFLSAWA; from the coding sequence GTGACCGATTCCCCCTCCACATCCGCAGGCTCCGTCACCTCGAACCGCGCCGACCTGGGCGACGTCGGGATCCACTACCGGCGTTGCGGCTCGGCCGGACGGCTCCTGGTGCTGCTGCACGGCTGGCCGCAGACCGGGCACTGCTGGCGCCACCTGATGGAGCCGCTCGCCGAGCGGTACACGGTGATCGCCCCCGACCTGCGCGGGTACGGCCGGTCCGGCACGCCCGGCGACGGCTATGACAAGCGCACCACCGCGGCGGACCTTTCGCGGCTGGTCCGGGCGCTCGGTTTCGCGTCCGCGGACGTCGTCGGCCACGACCGGGGCGCCCGCGTGGCGCACCGCTGGGCCCTGGACCGGCCGGCCGACATCGACCGGCTCGCGCTGCTGGACGTCCTGCCGACCCGCGAGGTCATGGCGTCCATCGACCGGGACTCGGCGGCGGCGCTGTGGCACTGGTTCTTCCACCTCCAGCCCGATCTGCCGGAGCTCCTCATCTCGGGGAACGTCGAGGCGTACCTGAGGCACTTCCTGGAGCGGCAGTGCTTCCGCCCCGGCGCGATCGGCGAGGAGGCGATCGCGGAGTACGTGGCCGCGTTCAGCCGTCCCGAGTCGCTGCACGCCTCCCTGGAGGACTATCGCGCCGGGTTCCGCGAGGATCTCGCCGCCGACGAACGGGACGCCCAGGAGGGCAGGCTCGTCACCCAGCCGCTGCTTCTTCTGTGGGGCGCCCAGGGCGGGCTCGGGCACGCCGACGTGACGGGGATCTGGTCCCGGTATGCCGAGCGGGCTTCCGGTGCGGCGATCGAGGACTGCAAGCACTTCCTCCCCGAGGAGCAGCCCGCCGAAGTGCTGCGCCACCTGCGCGGATTCCTTTCCGCCTGGGCCTGA
- a CDS encoding alpha/beta fold hydrolase, with product MTSEVMPMVGSEPPTLVLVHGAWHGEWAWDLVVPPLNAAGVRTHAVRLPGLGRAPGRHDLRGHTEFLRAELAGLPGPLALCAHSYGGAVTTEAAYGNAAVTTLIYLSAFLLEVGESCADANQPAPVPPDPSLAPVAEGGYLRVPEAAAHHMFFGDCPAEEAKAAAARLTPEHVDTVGAPVARAAWQTIPSTYLVCARDQALTPEAQRRMARRATWRTEIDTAHSPMLSRPHELAALLAEAARRTDRDV from the coding sequence TTGACGAGCGAGGTGATGCCGATGGTCGGCAGCGAGCCGCCCACCCTGGTGCTGGTCCACGGGGCCTGGCACGGCGAGTGGGCATGGGACCTGGTCGTCCCGCCGCTGAACGCGGCCGGAGTGCGGACCCACGCGGTGCGGCTGCCCGGCCTGGGCCGCGCGCCCGGCCGCCACGACCTGCGCGGCCACACGGAGTTCCTGCGGGCGGAGCTGGCCGGCCTGCCCGGCCCGCTCGCCCTGTGCGCCCACTCCTACGGCGGCGCCGTGACCACCGAGGCGGCGTACGGGAACGCCGCGGTCACCACGCTGATCTACCTCAGTGCGTTCCTGCTGGAGGTGGGCGAGTCCTGCGCGGACGCCAACCAGCCGGCGCCCGTCCCGCCCGACCCCTCGCTCGCGCCGGTCGCCGAGGGCGGCTATCTGAGGGTTCCGGAGGCGGCGGCCCACCACATGTTCTTCGGCGACTGCCCGGCGGAGGAGGCGAAGGCCGCCGCGGCGCGCCTCACCCCCGAGCACGTCGACACGGTCGGCGCCCCGGTGGCGCGGGCGGCCTGGCAGACGATCCCGTCCACCTACCTCGTGTGCGCCCGCGACCAGGCCCTGACGCCTGAGGCGCAGCGGCGCATGGCCCGGCGCGCCACGTGGCGGACCGAGATCGACACCGCCCATTCCCCGATGCTGTCGCGCCCGCACGAGCTTGCGGCGCTGCTCGCCGAGGCCGCCCGCCGGACGGACCGCGATGTCTGA
- a CDS encoding ABC transporter ATP-binding protein produces MSALLEVEDLTVDFAAGERVAHAVRGVGFEVEAGRTTVVLGESGSGKSVTARAVLRLLGSRAEVGGAVRLDGVSLLDLDEREMRSLRGRGIGLVPQDPTGSLDPLRRVGSQVAEVLRAHGVGTTRAARRERAGELLAQAGIPDTARVARAYPHELSGGLRQRVAIAAAIACGPRLLIADEPTTALDMTVQARILELFGRLRRELDMAVLLVTHDVGVARLMGSTVVVMYAGRVVEEGPAERVLSRPAHPYTAALLGAQPRPGVPRGELPGLPGLPPSATAVIDDACALAPRCPHAEPGCSIRRPVLEPVSGGGSAACPVPWDAVARTERRPG; encoded by the coding sequence ATGAGCGCGCTGCTGGAGGTGGAAGACCTCACCGTCGACTTCGCGGCCGGAGAACGCGTCGCGCACGCCGTCCGGGGCGTCGGCTTCGAGGTGGAGGCCGGGCGCACCACGGTCGTGCTCGGCGAGTCCGGGAGCGGCAAGTCGGTCACGGCACGGGCGGTGCTGCGGCTGCTCGGGTCCCGGGCCGAGGTCGGCGGCGCGGTCCGCCTCGACGGCGTCTCCCTTCTCGACCTCGACGAGCGGGAGATGCGGTCGTTGCGGGGCCGCGGCATCGGCCTGGTCCCGCAGGACCCGACCGGCTCACTCGATCCGCTGCGCCGGGTGGGCTCCCAGGTCGCCGAGGTACTGCGGGCCCACGGCGTCGGGACGACCCGTGCCGCGCGCCGCGAACGGGCGGGTGAACTGCTCGCCCAGGCGGGCATACCCGATACCGCAAGGGTGGCCCGCGCCTACCCGCACGAGCTGTCCGGCGGCCTGCGGCAGCGTGTCGCCATCGCCGCCGCGATCGCCTGCGGACCCCGGCTGCTCATCGCCGACGAGCCGACCACGGCTCTGGACATGACCGTCCAGGCCCGGATCCTCGAACTGTTCGGACGGCTGCGGCGCGAGCTGGACATGGCGGTGCTGCTGGTCACCCACGACGTGGGGGTCGCCCGGCTGATGGGCTCCACGGTCGTCGTCATGTACGCCGGCCGGGTCGTCGAGGAAGGGCCGGCCGAGCGCGTCCTCAGCCGTCCCGCCCACCCGTACACCGCCGCTCTGCTCGGTGCCCAGCCGCGGCCCGGCGTGCCCCGCGGCGAGCTGCCCGGGCTTCCCGGGCTGCCGCCGTCCGCCACCGCCGTGATCGACGATGCGTGCGCGCTGGCGCCGCGCTGCCCGCACGCCGAGCCGGGGTGTTCGATCCGGCGGCCCGTGCTGGAACCCGTCTCCGGCGGTGGCTCGGCCGCGTGCCCGGTGCCGTGGGACGCGGTGGCGCGTACCGAAAGGAGGCCGGGATGA